From the genome of Geminocystis herdmanii PCC 6308, one region includes:
- the accD gene encoding acetyl-CoA carboxylase, carboxyltransferase subunit beta, translated as MSLLDWFDNLRKSEPEIKPQQEREIADGLWTKCPECGVLAYTKDLRANSMVCFDCGYHMRIFSDERIEQLIDAHTWQTLNHHLKPTDPLKFHDRKSYSDRLKELHSKIPLTDAVQTGTGLIDGLPIALGVMDFRFMGGSMGSVVGERLTRLIEYATANSFPVVIICASGGARMQEGMLSLMQMAKISGALQRHQAQKLLYIPVLTHPTTGGVTASFAMLGDLILAEPGATIGFAGRRVIEQTLREKLPDDFQTSEYLVKHGFVDSIVPRTQLKKTLANLISLHQPFYPINQLN; from the coding sequence ATGTCCCTACTTGATTGGTTTGATAATTTAAGAAAGTCTGAACCTGAAATAAAACCGCAACAAGAAAGAGAAATTGCTGATGGCTTATGGACGAAATGTCCTGAATGTGGTGTTTTAGCTTATACGAAAGATTTACGAGCTAATAGTATGGTTTGTTTTGATTGTGGTTATCACATGAGAATTTTTAGTGATGAAAGAATTGAACAGTTAATCGATGCTCACACATGGCAAACTTTAAATCATCATCTTAAACCTACTGATCCCCTTAAATTTCACGATCGAAAAAGTTATAGCGATCGACTAAAAGAATTACATAGTAAAATACCCTTAACCGATGCAGTACAAACAGGAACAGGATTAATAGACGGTTTGCCCATTGCTTTGGGAGTCATGGATTTTCGCTTTATGGGCGGTAGTATGGGTTCGGTGGTAGGAGAAAGATTAACTCGTTTAATTGAATACGCTACAGCTAACTCTTTTCCTGTGGTGATTATTTGTGCCTCTGGGGGTGCAAGAATGCAGGAAGGGATGTTAAGTTTAATGCAAATGGCAAAAATTTCTGGCGCTTTACAAAGACATCAGGCACAAAAATTATTATATATTCCAGTGCTAACTCATCCAACAACAGGGGGAGTAACCGCAAGTTTTGCCATGTTAGGAGATTTAATTTTAGCCGAACCGGGGGCAACTATTGGTTTTGCGGGAAGAAGGGTAATTGAACAAACCTTGAGAGAAAAACTACCCGATGACTTTCAAACTTCGGAATATTTAGTTAAACATGGTTTTGTGGATTCGATCGTACCTCGTACCCAATTAAAAAAGACTTTAGCTAATTTAATCAGTTTACATCAACCTTTTTATCCCATTAATCAATTGAATTAG
- a CDS encoding DNA adenine methylase, with product MSSSGVVCLQNPKPFLKWVGGKTQLISEIDQLINKIVDEKKKKFSYIEPFVGGGAILFHILNQFNKIDNIVINDINDNLVNAYREIQTNHLELIDLLLNIETSYYLLNNVEEKQKFYLEKREIFNSIKYYSTEKVGLLLFLNKTCFNGLYRVNKKGKFNVPFGKYKKPNICDKDNLISVHHYLQKVKILQGDFQETLKYAEKNTIFYLDPPYKPLNLTSSFTSYSEQIFDDNEQIRLKEFCDEIHRQGNYFILSNSDVKNYDSSNNFFDELYKQFNIKRVKARRNINSKGDKRGEIFELIITNF from the coding sequence ATGTCTTCATCAGGAGTTGTTTGTTTACAAAATCCAAAGCCTTTTCTTAAATGGGTAGGGGGAAAAACACAGTTAATTAGTGAAATCGATCAGTTAATTAATAAAATTGTTGATGAAAAAAAGAAGAAGTTTAGTTATATAGAACCATTTGTAGGGGGAGGAGCAATATTATTTCATATTTTAAATCAATTTAACAAAATAGATAATATAGTTATTAATGATATTAATGATAACTTAGTTAATGCTTATCGAGAAATACAAACAAATCATTTAGAACTAATAGATTTATTATTAAATATAGAAACTAGCTATTACCTATTAAATAATGTAGAGGAAAAACAAAAATTTTATTTAGAAAAGAGAGAAATTTTTAATTCTATTAAGTACTACTCTACTGAAAAAGTAGGGTTATTATTATTTTTGAATAAAACCTGTTTTAATGGACTATATAGAGTTAATAAAAAAGGGAAGTTTAATGTTCCTTTTGGAAAATATAAAAAACCAAATATTTGTGATAAAGATAATTTAATATCTGTTCATCATTATTTACAAAAAGTAAAAATTTTACAAGGAGATTTTCAAGAAACTTTAAAATATGCAGAAAAAAATACTATTTTTTATTTAGATCCACCCTATAAACCCCTTAATTTAACATCATCTTTTACGTCATATTCAGAACAAATATTTGACGATAATGAACAAATAAGATTAAAAGAATTTTGTGATGAAATCCATAGACAAGGAAATTATTTTATTCTTAGTAACTCTGATGTGAAAAATTATGATAGTTCTAATAACTTTTTTGATGAACTTTATAAACAATTTAATATAAAAAGAGTAAAAGCACGAAGAAATATTAATTCAAAAGGAGATAAAAGAGGGGAAATTTTTGAACTTATAATTACGAACTTTTAA
- the trhO gene encoding oxygen-dependent tRNA uridine(34) hydroxylase TrhO, which translates to MSFTFASFYRFLLLNNLTDLQGKFLNWCHEEKIKGTILIANEGINANIVGEKEALNNIINNIKKELNCEELEIKFSIVQSMPFERIKVKIKPEIITFGIEEANPNQQVGTYIKPKDWNNLISNPDVKLVDTRNEYEFNIGTFKGAENPHIDSFKEFNDYIDNNLNPEKDQKVALFCTGGIRCEKVTSLMLSKGFKEVYHLQGGILKYLEEIPQEESLWQGECFVFDERVAVKHGLEKGSYQLCPETGNPVLTQE; encoded by the coding sequence ATGAGTTTTACATTTGCTTCATTTTACCGTTTCTTATTATTAAATAATTTGACAGATTTACAGGGTAAATTTTTAAATTGGTGTCATGAAGAAAAAATAAAAGGCACAATTTTAATTGCTAATGAGGGTATTAATGCTAATATTGTGGGAGAAAAAGAAGCCCTAAATAATATTATTAATAATATCAAAAAAGAATTAAATTGTGAAGAATTAGAGATTAAGTTTTCGATCGTACAATCAATGCCTTTTGAACGGATAAAAGTCAAAATAAAACCAGAAATCATCACTTTTGGCATAGAAGAAGCAAATCCTAATCAGCAAGTAGGAACTTATATTAAGCCTAAAGACTGGAATAATTTAATCTCGAATCCTGATGTTAAATTAGTTGATACTCGCAATGAATATGAGTTTAATATTGGGACTTTTAAAGGGGCAGAAAATCCACATATTGATTCTTTTAAAGAGTTTAATGATTATATAGATAATAATTTAAACCCCGAAAAAGATCAGAAAGTGGCTTTATTTTGTACTGGTGGTATCCGTTGCGAAAAAGTTACTTCTTTGATGTTAAGTAAAGGTTTTAAAGAAGTTTATCATTTACAAGGTGGTATTCTTAAATATTTAGAAGAAATACCCCAGGAAGAAAGTTTATGGCAAGGAGAATGTTTTGTTTTTGATGAGAGGGTAGCGGTTAAACATGGTTTGGAAAAAGGTAGTTATCAATTATGCCCTGAGACTGGTAATCCTGTGTTAACACAAGAATAA
- a CDS encoding type II restriction enzyme, translated as MTEQDITSKTKAWKAIFDKYNIYNHDFSLPYFISAKNIKSATKHFDKTAEKEVRIICKQDTRESRPDIFKELGLFLLPVKNGEYAILKGEGYIDIPLIKDTPKTYKSSLNFKLDTSLIGDSEMQHLDYAYASSLIRHFMKDDSLVLTIRGRKYTPKFEMIVNNNKLTIESVQTEVDAGYEGEKQVVLIEAKNIKTDNVIIRQLYFPFRQWQSHTNKKVITLFFSKSNNIYSIWKFEFKNPENYNSIFLTDSAKFVIT; from the coding sequence ATGACTGAACAAGACATTACATCAAAAACTAAAGCATGGAAGGCTATTTTTGATAAATATAATATCTATAATCATGATTTTTCCTTGCCTTATTTTATAAGTGCAAAAAATATCAAATCAGCTACTAAACATTTTGATAAAACCGCAGAAAAAGAGGTGAGAATTATTTGTAAACAAGATACTAGAGAAAGTCGTCCAGATATATTTAAAGAATTAGGATTATTTTTATTACCTGTCAAAAATGGCGAATATGCTATTTTAAAAGGAGAGGGATATATCGATATACCATTAATTAAGGACACTCCAAAAACTTATAAATCTAGTCTTAATTTTAAGTTAGATACTTCTTTAATAGGGGATTCTGAAATGCAACATTTAGATTATGCTTATGCTTCTAGTTTAATTCGTCATTTTATGAAGGATGATAGTTTAGTTTTAACTATTAGAGGCAGAAAATATACTCCTAAATTTGAAATGATAGTTAATAATAATAAGTTAACTATTGAAAGTGTACAAACTGAAGTTGATGCAGGATACGAGGGTGAAAAACAGGTAGTTTTAATAGAAGCAAAAAACATTAAAACGGATAATGTCATTATTAGACAACTTTATTTTCCTTTTCGTCAATGGCAATCACATACGAATAAAAAAGTAATAACTTTATTTTTTTCTAAGTCTAATAATATTTATTCTATTTGGAAATTTGAGTTTAAAAACCCTGAAAATTATAATAGTATTTTCTTAACAGATTCGGCAAAGTTTGTTATTACATAA
- the psbO gene encoding photosystem II manganese-stabilizing polypeptide gives MRFRNLLVAFLIVCLGFLGACSSNTAQAYDPKSITYDEILNTGLANKCPEISEFTRGNIPISVDQPLSIVDMCLEPQEYFVKEEPTNSRQKAEYIQGKLLTRDTTGLEQIRGTLSVDENGVLTLTELDGIDFQIATVQLPGGSQTSFFFTIKKLVAKTEGGFSSVNTSADFVGEFKVPSYRGASFLDPKGRGLTSGYDNAVALPAGADKTEYTRNNIKNADSYEGEISLQITKVDQETGEISGVFESEQPSSTDLGAEDPEEVKIRGVFYARLEPQI, from the coding sequence ATGAGGTTTCGCAACCTATTAGTCGCTTTCCTAATCGTCTGCTTAGGATTTCTAGGTGCTTGTAGTAGTAATACTGCTCAGGCTTACGATCCTAAATCTATCACCTATGATGAAATTCTTAATACAGGATTGGCTAACAAATGTCCAGAAATTTCTGAGTTTACTCGTGGTAATATTCCTATTTCTGTAGATCAACCCTTGTCGATCGTAGATATGTGTTTAGAACCACAAGAATATTTTGTAAAAGAAGAACCCACTAACTCCAGACAAAAAGCTGAGTATATTCAAGGTAAACTCTTAACCAGAGATACCACCGGCTTAGAACAAATCAGAGGTACTCTCTCTGTGGATGAAAATGGTGTGTTAACTTTAACAGAACTAGACGGTATTGACTTCCAAATTGCGACAGTTCAATTACCCGGTGGCTCACAAACATCTTTTTTCTTTACCATCAAAAAATTAGTAGCAAAAACTGAAGGCGGTTTTAGTTCTGTCAATACTTCTGCCGATTTTGTGGGAGAATTTAAAGTACCTTCTTATCGTGGTGCTTCTTTCCTCGATCCTAAAGGACGTGGTTTAACCAGTGGTTATGATAATGCTGTAGCTTTACCTGCTGGTGCTGACAAAACCGAATATACCCGTAATAACATCAAAAATGCTGATTCTTATGAAGGGGAAATCTCGTTACAAATTACTAAAGTAGATCAAGAAACAGGAGAAATTTCTGGAGTGTTTGAAAGTGAGCAACCTTCTTCTACAGATTTAGGTGCTGAAGACCCTGAAGAAGTTAAAATTCGTGGTGTATTCTATGCCCGTTTAGAACCTCAAATCTAG
- a CDS encoding GGDEF domain-containing protein, which produces MQCDVDYFRYYNQIYDYEQGDLTLIKIVNIIENSLEEVISITWLCDGDEFGIILPNSDENKTKQFAEKISQNIDNAKIVLDSHNQNIDYLSLRIDAYTVYPKEKIPYTNFLKMIRNSRS; this is translated from the coding sequence ATTCAGTGCGATGTCGATTATTTTCGATATTACAATCAAATTTATGATTATGAACAGGGCGATCTCACTTTGATTAAAATAGTAAATATTATTGAAAATTCCCTTGAAGAAGTAATTAGTATTACATGGCTTTGTGATGGTGATGAATTTGGGATTATTTTGCCTAACAGTGACGAAAATAAAACTAAACAATTTGCTGAAAAAATATCTCAAAATATCGATAATGCTAAGATAGTTTTGGATTCTCATAACCAAAATATTGACTATCTTAGCCTCAGAATTGATGCTTATACCGTTTATCCTAAAGAGAAGATTCCTTATACAAATTTTCTGAAAATGATTAGAAATAGCAGAAGTTAA
- a CDS encoding AI-2E family transporter produces MNFGQSLGFLAFLISLYILWQLKQLLLLIFTSIIFSVVLNRLVTKLKKYNFSRVKAVIIISIAGVVIFSLLLILILPPFLEQFELLLNLLPKVIKRINQFLNNFDFGEYKEIIPPINLEKILNDYGFSTTQVFNNFIIVFSNFFNVTFQLLFVLVLTIIFLLNPQKYRHYFLKICPSFYRRRIDDILNKSEVSIVSWLSGILINCLFIATLSGVGLWVLQVKLVLVHALLAGLLNFIPNIGPTLSVVFPVMIAVVDSPWKIIPIIIWYFIVQNIESYWLTPKVMADKVSLLPAVTLFSQIFFATAFGLLGLLLALPLTVIAKTWIEEILFYDILDKWTDEPLTIMNNE; encoded by the coding sequence ATGAATTTTGGTCAATCTTTAGGCTTTTTAGCCTTTTTAATATCTCTTTATATTCTTTGGCAATTAAAGCAATTATTACTCTTAATTTTTACATCTATTATCTTTTCTGTCGTTTTAAATAGATTAGTTACAAAACTAAAAAAATACAATTTTAGTCGTGTCAAAGCCGTGATTATTATTAGTATTGCTGGAGTAGTTATTTTTAGTTTATTATTAATTTTAATTCTTCCACCTTTTCTTGAGCAATTTGAATTATTACTTAACCTTTTACCTAAGGTAATAAAAAGAATTAATCAGTTTCTTAATAACTTTGATTTTGGGGAATATAAAGAAATTATACCACCAATTAATTTAGAGAAAATTTTAAATGATTATGGTTTTTCTACCACTCAAGTATTTAATAACTTTATTATTGTATTTTCTAACTTTTTTAACGTTACTTTTCAATTATTATTCGTTTTAGTTCTCACGATAATTTTTCTTTTAAATCCTCAAAAATATCGCCATTATTTTCTTAAAATATGTCCTTCTTTTTATCGTCGTCGTATTGATGATATTCTGAATAAAAGTGAAGTTTCGATCGTCAGTTGGTTGAGTGGAATCTTGATAAACTGTCTATTTATAGCTACATTGAGCGGTGTTGGTTTATGGGTTTTACAAGTAAAATTAGTTTTAGTTCATGCTCTTTTAGCAGGTTTATTAAACTTTATTCCGAATATTGGTCCTACTTTAAGTGTAGTGTTTCCCGTGATGATTGCCGTAGTGGACTCCCCTTGGAAAATTATCCCAATTATTATCTGGTATTTTATTGTTCAAAATATCGAAAGTTATTGGTTAACTCCCAAAGTTATGGCGGATAAAGTATCATTATTACCGGCGGTAACTTTATTTTCACAAATCTTTTTCGCTACCGCCTTTGGTTTACTAGGATTATTATTAGCGCTTCCCCTAACGGTAATCGCTAAAACTTGGATAGAGGAAATTTTATTCTATGATATTTTAGATAAATGGACTGATGAACCGTTAACGATAATGAATAATGAATAA
- a CDS encoding response regulator transcription factor: MESISVKILVVDDDIAIANLISRFLKQKQYQVELANDGKTAREIFNYFRPDLVILDINLPDTLGYNLCQEMQNNNDVFILMLTSRTDVEDKKKGFLIGADDYLTKPFDLEELEFRVQAILRRRRLVKSENLNIIELGDLFINPHTREVKLKDENLIFTTLEFDLLYFLARNPNKVWRRDDLIANVWQNNYMGDNRIVDVHIGQIRRKIEIYPNNPQYITTIRGVGYKFNYIEET, translated from the coding sequence ATGGAATCCATTTCAGTTAAAATTCTTGTTGTTGATGACGATATTGCGATCGCAAATTTAATCAGTCGTTTTCTCAAACAAAAACAATATCAAGTAGAATTAGCTAACGACGGTAAAACCGCAAGGGAAATCTTTAATTATTTTCGCCCAGATTTAGTCATTCTCGACATTAATCTTCCCGATACCCTCGGTTATAATTTGTGTCAGGAAATGCAGAATAATAATGATGTATTTATTTTAATGCTTACCAGTCGTACAGATGTAGAAGATAAGAAAAAAGGTTTTTTAATCGGCGCTGATGATTATTTAACCAAACCCTTTGACTTAGAAGAATTAGAATTTAGAGTACAAGCAATTTTACGCCGTCGAAGATTAGTCAAATCAGAGAATCTTAATATCATTGAGTTAGGAGATTTATTCATTAATCCTCACACAAGGGAAGTTAAGTTAAAAGATGAAAATCTTATTTTCACAACCTTAGAATTTGACTTGCTTTATTTTTTAGCTCGTAATCCAAATAAAGTTTGGCGTAGAGATGATTTAATTGCCAATGTCTGGCAAAATAATTACATGGGAGATAATCGCATTGTGGACGTTCATATTGGTCAAATTCGTCGTAAAATTGAAATATACCCAAATAATCCTCAATATATCACAACTATTAGAGGAGTTGGTTATAAATTTAATTATATAGAAGAAACTTAA
- a CDS encoding metallophosphoesterase family protein has translation MKIAIISDIHGNLKALKTVFQDIQSRGNIEQIICLGDLVEGGEFDREVVELIKEKNIPCVRGNHDEFNDCDLPKNIKQWLQDLPEKIEFNNLCFTHISPREKAKQWAITNQIEAWNVFDEFDYQICFIGHLHYPIMYGEKCENYAESAPYYVDDGIYDLDQNDRFIISFGAIAYPRHGGKFIRYGIYDTRENSVEFVTKIGYLLPFGLCKK, from the coding sequence ATGAAAATAGCAATAATATCAGATATTCATGGTAATTTAAAGGCTCTGAAAACGGTTTTTCAGGATATTCAATCTAGGGGTAATATTGAGCAAATTATTTGTTTAGGTGATTTGGTGGAAGGGGGAGAGTTCGATCGAGAAGTGGTAGAATTAATCAAAGAGAAAAATATACCCTGTGTAAGAGGAAATCATGATGAATTTAATGATTGTGATTTACCAAAAAATATTAAACAATGGTTACAAGATTTACCTGAAAAAATAGAATTTAACAACCTTTGTTTTACCCATATTTCCCCTAGAGAAAAAGCAAAACAGTGGGCAATCACAAACCAGATTGAGGCATGGAATGTATTTGATGAATTTGATTATCAAATCTGCTTTATTGGGCATTTACACTATCCGATAATGTATGGAGAAAAATGTGAAAATTATGCCGAGTCTGCACCCTATTATGTTGATGATGGAATTTATGATCTAGATCAAAACGATCGATTTATAATTTCTTTTGGTGCGATCGCTTATCCTCGTCATGGCGGTAAATTTATTCGTTATGGTATCTATGATACTAGAGAAAATTCTGTAGAGTTTGTTACTAAAATTGGCTATTTATTACCCTTTGGATTGTGTAAAAAATAA
- a CDS encoding DUF751 family protein, producing the protein MDGFWENVLRYPRYMVSLILGIFFFLWEQIKPLFKNPITATAIFGLLIGSFSFLYFTLKAMLGLDPV; encoded by the coding sequence ATGGACGGCTTTTGGGAAAATGTGTTACGTTATCCTCGCTATATGGTGAGTTTAATCTTAGGAATATTCTTTTTTTTATGGGAACAAATTAAACCCTTATTCAAAAATCCCATTACAGCTACCGCCATATTTGGGTTACTTATAGGGAGTTTTTCTTTTCTTTATTTTACCCTCAAAGCAATGCTAGGTCTTGATCCAGTATAA
- the acnB gene encoding bifunctional aconitate hydratase 2/2-methylisocitrate dehydratase produces MTWLETYHQHVQERAKLGIPPLPLNAEQTSHLCEMLQNPPEELKEELMMLLRDRIPPGVDEASYVKAGFLTAVAKGELTSPVISPQGAVSLLGTMMGGYNVQSLISLLKSKDSNVALESANALSKTLLVFDAFNDVLELADTNPYAKQVIDAWAEASWFISKPKVAESITVTVFKVTGETNTDDLSPAPHATTRPDIPLHALAMLESRMPEGLETIELLKQKGYPVAYVGDVVGTGSSRKSAINSVLWHIGNEIPFVPNKKSGGYVLGGKIAPIFFNTAEDSGALPIECDVNNLNTGDVITIYPYEGKITNENGDTITTFTLKPETILDEVRAGGRIPLLIGRALTDKTRQALGLEPSKLFVRPQAPADTGKGFTLAQKMVGKACGVEGIRPGTSCEPIMTTVGSQDTTGPMTRDELKELACLGFNADLTLQTFCHTAAYPKPVDIKTHKDLPDFFSTRGGVALRPGDGIIHSWLNRMLLPDTVGTGGDSHTRFPLGISFPAGSGLVAFAAALGAMPLDMPESVLVTFTGELQPGVTLRDIVNAIPWVAMQEGKLTYGKGDKINVFNGRIMEMEGLPDLKVEQAFELTDATAERSCSGSTIKLSEETVAEYLRSNVSLMKNMIARGYADARTLLRRIAKMEEWLANPSLMSGDENAEYADIITVNLNEIKEPIVAAPNDPDNVKLMSECAGDKIDEVFIGSCMTNIGHYRAAAKILEGAGTVKGRLWICPPTRMDETQLRNEGVYGVFAAAGARTEMPGCSLCMGNQARVEDGATVFSTSTRNFNNRMGKGARVYLGSAELAAVCALLGKIPTVEEYSSIVSEKIDPFKGELYRYLNFNEIDNFEDEGRVIPLDQMPKIEDILGMPV; encoded by the coding sequence ATGACTTGGTTAGAAACATACCATCAACACGTTCAAGAAAGAGCCAAATTGGGCATTCCCCCCTTACCCCTGAATGCCGAACAAACATCGCATCTGTGCGAAATGTTGCAGAATCCCCCAGAGGAATTGAAAGAAGAATTAATGATGTTACTGCGCGATCGAATTCCCCCCGGTGTGGACGAAGCATCCTACGTCAAAGCAGGGTTTTTAACCGCAGTCGCAAAAGGTGAATTAACCTCTCCTGTTATTTCTCCTCAAGGCGCTGTGAGCTTATTAGGTACAATGATGGGCGGTTATAACGTGCAATCCCTCATCAGTTTGTTAAAATCCAAAGATAGTAACGTCGCCCTCGAATCTGCTAACGCCCTCAGCAAAACCCTTTTAGTCTTCGATGCCTTTAACGATGTCTTAGAATTAGCAGATACCAACCCCTACGCCAAACAAGTTATTGACGCATGGGCAGAAGCATCATGGTTTATCAGTAAGCCCAAAGTAGCGGAATCTATCACCGTGACGGTGTTTAAAGTGACGGGAGAAACCAACACCGATGACTTATCCCCTGCACCCCATGCCACCACTCGCCCTGACATTCCTTTACACGCTTTAGCGATGTTAGAATCGAGAATGCCCGAAGGTTTAGAAACGATCGAACTTCTGAAACAAAAAGGTTATCCTGTTGCCTATGTCGGTGACGTAGTGGGGACAGGTTCTTCCCGTAAGTCTGCAATCAATTCCGTATTATGGCACATCGGCAATGAAATTCCTTTTGTACCGAATAAAAAATCTGGTGGTTATGTCTTAGGAGGCAAGATTGCACCTATCTTCTTCAACACTGCCGAAGATTCTGGGGCGTTACCCATTGAGTGCGATGTTAATAACTTAAACACTGGAGATGTCATCACCATTTACCCCTATGAGGGCAAAATCACCAACGAAAACGGCGACACCATTACCACCTTCACCCTGAAGCCTGAAACCATTTTAGACGAAGTGAGAGCAGGAGGACGCATTCCCCTCTTAATTGGCCGGGCTTTAACCGATAAAACCCGTCAAGCATTGGGATTAGAGCCTAGTAAGCTATTTGTACGTCCTCAAGCCCCTGCGGATACGGGTAAAGGGTTTACTTTAGCTCAAAAAATGGTAGGAAAAGCCTGTGGAGTGGAAGGAATCCGCCCCGGCACTTCCTGCGAACCGATCATGACTACTGTTGGCTCTCAAGACACCACAGGACCTATGACTCGTGATGAGTTAAAAGAATTGGCTTGTTTAGGTTTCAATGCCGATTTAACCTTACAAACCTTCTGTCATACTGCCGCTTATCCCAAACCCGTTGACATTAAAACCCATAAAGACTTACCTGATTTCTTCTCTACCCGTGGAGGGGTTGCTTTACGCCCTGGGGATGGTATCATTCACTCATGGTTAAATCGGATGTTATTACCTGATACTGTCGGCACGGGAGGCGATTCCCATACTCGTTTTCCTCTCGGTATTTCCTTCCCCGCAGGTTCAGGTTTAGTGGCATTTGCGGCGGCTTTAGGGGCGATGCCTTTAGATATGCCTGAGTCGGTGTTAGTGACATTTACTGGTGAATTGCAACCGGGGGTGACTTTGCGAGACATCGTTAATGCTATTCCTTGGGTGGCTATGCAGGAAGGTAAGTTAACCTATGGCAAGGGTGATAAAATCAACGTTTTTAACGGGCGTATCATGGAAATGGAAGGCTTACCCGACTTAAAAGTTGAACAGGCTTTCGAGTTAACGGACGCTACGGCTGAACGTTCTTGTTCTGGTAGTACAATTAAACTAAGCGAGGAAACTGTTGCTGAGTACCTTCGATCGAATGTTAGCTTAATGAAGAACATGATCGCAAGGGGTTATGCAGATGCGCGTACTTTGTTGCGCCGTATTGCCAAGATGGAGGAATGGTTAGCTAATCCTTCCCTCATGTCTGGGGATGAAAATGCGGAATATGCCGATATTATCACCGTTAACTTGAATGAAATCAAAGAGCCGATCGTCGCTGCTCCCAATGATCCCGATAATGTTAAACTGATGAGTGAGTGTGCAGGGGATAAAATCGATGAGGTGTTCATCGGTTCTTGTATGACAAATATTGGACATTACCGTGCAGCAGCGAAAATCCTTGAGGGTGCAGGTACAGTTAAAGGGCGTTTATGGATTTGTCCTCCTACTCGCATGGATGAAACACAGTTACGGAATGAAGGGGTTTACGGTGTATTTGCGGCGGCTGGTGCAAGAACTGAAATGCCCGGATGTTCTCTGTGTATGGGCAATCAAGCGCGTGTGGAAGATGGTGCAACGGTGTTTTCTACTTCTACCCGTAACTTTAACAACCGTATGGGTAAAGGTGCAAGGGTGTATCTCGGTAGTGCTGAGTTAGCCGCCGTTTGTGCCTTATTGGGCAAAATTCCCACTGTGGAGGAGTATAGCTCGATCGTATCTGAGAAAATCGATCCTTTCAAGGGCGAATTATACCGTTATTTAAACTTCAATGAAATCGATAATTTTGAAGATGAAGGGCGAGTAATTCCCTTAGATCAAATGCCAAAAATCGAAGATATTTTAGGAATGCCAGTATAA
- the rbfA gene encoding 30S ribosome-binding factor RbfA, translated as MANSRRVEKVSSLIKKEISQMLISGIKDDRVGAGMVSITDVDISGDLQHARVFVSIYGTPDAKKETMEGLKACTPFVRKSLGQRISLRHTPEIRFIEDTSLEKGDNLINLINSITPKEDSFSEEE; from the coding sequence ATGGCAAATAGTCGTAGAGTAGAAAAAGTTTCATCTTTAATTAAAAAAGAAATCAGTCAAATGCTGATTAGTGGCATTAAGGACGATCGAGTTGGAGCTGGAATGGTTAGTATTACAGATGTTGATATATCTGGAGATTTACAACACGCTAGAGTATTCGTAAGTATTTACGGCACTCCTGATGCAAAAAAGGAAACTATGGAAGGTTTAAAAGCCTGTACTCCCTTTGTAAGAAAATCGTTGGGGCAAAGAATCAGTTTAAGACACACTCCAGAAATTCGTTTCATTGAGGACACTTCCTTAGAAAAAGGGGATAATTTAATTAATTTAATTAACAGTATTACTCCCAAGGAAGACTCTTTTAGCGAAGAAGAATAA